In Natronococcus sp. AD-5, the genomic window GAACGAACACCCTGTCCCTGTCGGTTTCCGCGGCCGACGCGGGCGTACCGAGCAGACCGACCGCGGCGCCGGCCCCGACACATTCGAGTACCCGCCGTCGACTGAGTTGCATGCACGGGCCGACGTACAAGTGCAGAATAAGTCTTCTGTGTCTGATGACAATCGTCAGAGATGATAGTTCGCGTCCCCGAGCGGCATCCGTCGCCGAAGAGTACGACATGGTCTTCTCGAACGGCTACGGGTCGGTACTCGGCGAGAAGACGTTCCGAATCGGTCACACGGGCGAACGCGACGTGGAGAGCATCGAGGCGGTGAACCGACGCCATCGAGGACGTCGCCGGCCAGCGAGCCGATGCTCGATCAGCACCCTCGAGCGTCGTCGGTAGAATTCGGCCGCGGCGTCGGGTCGGCCGTACGAAAGCATTTTAACGGCCGCGTTCCGTCGGTTCGCGAACGGTACGGAGTGAGGAGGACAAATCGCAGCGCCGAACACGTCATCCGTATCACCGCGATCCGATCGCCTAAACGGGAGGGTTCCGGGCGCCGGACTACCCGGCGTAGGAACTCGTGCCGACGGTTTCGACGTACTCCGCACGACCCGTCGAACTCGAGCCGTCGAACTCGGTCACGCGAGCGCGAACGCGCAATCCGACGTGGTCCGGTTCGGTACCCTCGACGTACAACAGCGTATCGCCGATTCGAGCGACGCCGACGCCCTCGTTGGCGGCCGTCGACCGCTCGTCGTCCGAGGTGCCGCGTACCTCGCGTTCCTCGTGCCGGTTGACGAAGACGTCCACCTCGTCGCCGGGGGAAAGCGACGGATTCGTCGTTCGGAACCGCCACCCCTCGAAGTACTTCCCGGCGAGGCT contains:
- a CDS encoding DUF7513 family protein, with the protein product MSLAGKYFEGWRFRTTNPSLSPGDEVDVFVNRHEEREVRGTSDDERSTAANEGVGVARIGDTLLYVEGTEPDHVGLRVRARVTEFDGSSSTGRAEYVETVGTSSYAG